Genomic window (Manduca sexta isolate Smith_Timp_Sample1 chromosome 26, JHU_Msex_v1.0, whole genome shotgun sequence):
attagtgccCGGTGTAATAAAATGCGTACCACttctgatcctggcttacaggagttgtattAGTGGCGAGTGTGAGTGCGGCAAAAGTCTCAGAACATATTATAgcattttgtttctttataaacacataaataaatgttagaATGGCCAACGAGTTGTGTTGCAAAAATATGgcagcaaataaaaaatatataccttacGACCCcgtgttaaggttatagcttaaggtccatttttcatacattttgtttcacctttaatctgggtaactaaacaagtattggcaagtaaagaatttaaattcacgtctagttagtgattagttctcgcagttgaaagaaaaacgtaaaaataattaatatgcatggatatttcggcctttaaaatttaatacgacgaaattaaattaaatagttacccagattaaaggtgaaacaaaatgtatgaaaaatggaccttaagctataaccttaacgtgaaatgaataatgtttttatttaaaatcgtttttatttaaaataataaatattttttaaacaataatataactaaaataaagtcaTCTCTAACTATCACGGTATaccgtagatttttttaattcgccGCCATATTTCTGTGAGACAGCCCGTTGGCCAAACTATTAGTTTTGTAAATGTGTGCATGAGAATTTTATATTTGGCAGAATGGAAAGATCACAAGGCGCGTCCTTCATTTGTTATCTAAGTAATTCTCTAActagaaattatataataaatatactaacaGTCACACACGTCCAaatcccaaataaatatttttcacggTATCTAAAATTCGGGTTGTcacacaaataaaaagaaaatagaataGTGACATCTAGCGGCAAACGCCCGTAATACTTTACACTCACGACTAGCAAAACAGGAAAATGTAACATTATATTCGAACTTTTGCGATTTTTTGTCGCAACTTATCGAACGCATAAATTGCGACAAAAAATCGCAATTCCGATCTATTGAATGCTGATAGAATTATATCGGCGACATAATATCGGCGACTTTACACCGTAATGTAGAAAttctataaaacatattatgtttacaaacatAAGAGAAACTTGCAGTCACCCCATTACAATAGTTTTTCACcacttaatacaataattaaatatgctaGTATAATGGACCTCCCTTTTCGCGTCTCCGTCTAACATAAGAGAAACAAGTTTCTCAATTCGATGCAGTTTAGCAGCCAATAACATTTTTGTCATCATGCATGAGACAAATCAAATCTATTTGCTAATAATAGGATATAtcatatccgcctggataacgaccactgtacacaaggtgtaaaaacaCATCATAGTGGCTCGCGTAtctgtgtcgcgtttcgggatcagcctgtgtatatccggttccaacaggtcggcgtaattgtgtcgactgtcgcggggtaatcatctctcgtcagtcgacattctattggatcccactccacttacaatctgGTGCAGTgcactaacaaaaataatatttataacatgaaaTACAATACGCGGAACATTCGACCGCACTGAAGTTAACACATGTTGCTAAATTCAGAACGCTAAAGTAAAAATGAGTATTGTATTATGTTATCAATATTGAATgtgatacaatttttatttcaagagggataagctttaacaaaatttaataaataatattttttcaagagaTCTTCAGCTTACAGCTACACACACTACGATTTATTTctgagttttatttttgttacaaaagaTTTACGACATACGAAGTCGCGGCGCCTTATATctgtaataatacttttaacacCATAAGTGATTGCGATGCGATGTCGTAAACTGTGTGAATTATATGAATTAGACGTTGCGACAATAAAAACCTGCGATTAAAAATCGCACAAAAACTGCAGTGTGGCGGCTCAGTACCTCGTTTGTCGAAGCTCAGTATACGCCAGGTGGTGCGGTCCTACCGCTGGAACTGCTGCAGCTTCTCGCAGGAGGGCGTGCGTAACTTCTGCGCCTCGGCGTACTGCCGCGAGTCGCCGAAGTTGCGCGCCTTCCACGCCATGCTGTCGCGGTAGTTGCGCTCGCGCTGGCACGCGTGTCGTAGACCCACTGCAAATAAAAGTTGTACGGATGTGAGAACAGTTTGGCGGGTTTtatttccgtcctatgatataTATGACATCAAGGGAGCTTATCATgacacaatacatttttttttactttcggaCGACTAATACCTCGAAaaatcgggagaaaataataatataaaaaaccgcaacaaaatccgaaaactagttttatttcgatgtctaacattagcTTAAACATAAGCAACCattagacttcacataccctgaAAATTATTACACAGAGCTACTTCAGGTATGCtacacaatgttttccttcaccgttaaatcgagcgataattcacagagaatacacacatactttaaggaaagtcaaaggtgtgtgcccttgagataaAATCAGAGGTGCCTTTGAGTTCTGAAAGTacagacattcatctcggcagtccgtaccactCCCAACTCGCCTATCGCTACTTCATACTAGAGTATTCAACATAAAATGCtaacattacaatttatttgtccAGTTAGTATGATACTCACATATGTATTCCTCTTCTATAGTCATCTCGAGACGCCGCAGCGAGCCCTGGTAGTCTGTGTGGAAGTTCTCCTTCACATAGTACGGTACCTGATgagtatacaaaaaattataatactagaGATAAGACATTGGTTGATTTTGTAGGTAGATAATTATAAGAGATGCACATAAGACTTTgtattaaacatttcaaaaacttCTTATACCATAATTTTTGATCATACTTCATTACACTTACAATCAAAATCTTTTTTCTGTAAACAAGTGTCTTTATCAATAAAATCTATTGAAAAACCTAATGAATCACCTTTAGGTTGACGGTCTCGCGCGGCACCGGGTACTTGGGACTGGGCGTGAGGCTGTAGACGGGCTCGTTGATGAAGAACCCTGACATCATGGAGAGCAGCACGAGCACCAGAACGGGCAACAGTTGCACGAGCCCCGCGTGCGCCTCCCTCGGCTCCGGCTCGCGCGGGCGACGCCGCGTGAACACAGTCGGTCCGTCCGGGAACGCGCCGCCGCCGAAGAACATGCTGTAGAGCTCCTCCGGCGTGAAGCCCGTCTCGAAGCCCTGCGCGAAGTGCTGTTGCTGGTGCATCGGATGCGATGGCTCCTCCGAGCGTAGGTCGTATTGCTTGCGCTTCTCGGCGTTGGTCAAAACTGCTGCAGCATTGCCTATGGTCTGCAAATTTGTTCAGATATATAGGAGATATTTGTCTTGATGGTCTGCCTGTTAATTCATCGAGGTATTTGGTTAGTAAGATTATAAAACGATGATGCCATGACTGGACCAGAATTTATCTGTTCAGCTTCCCGTTTGAACGTCACTATTTTGGGTAACATAATTTAATGGTTCAAAAATGGtgtgaaatattgaaattagtATTGAACAAGCCAGCATCATTGTGTTGATTGGTGAGGGTTAATCATCTTTTATAGCCACCATTATACATACTATCAGAGGTGGTGGAGTCCCTTTGTTGTgcccataataaataaattgaacctCCAACTTACAAGgcttaaacaatatttcaaataagaattCCCCTATCTCAACTAACAGCTGTCAATGTTAAGACATACTTTGAAAGCCTCAGCAGCTCCAGGGGCGCGGTTCTTGTCGGGGTGGAGCTGCAGTGCCAGCTTCTTGTACGCCCGCTTAATGTCCGAGTCCGTCGCCTCCTTAGACACACCTGGAATAAAAAATGCAGGGTCAGTACAAGCTTTTAGCCTAACTCAGTTGTCCTGATAAGCTGCCAAGTGTATGTTAACCTCCTCACAGGGAAACTGGTGGTAgacaaataatattagaaaaggCAAGTCagctttaaggcgatacctcaaggtccattttcatacattttgtttcacctttaatctgggtaactaaacactaactagacgtgaatttaaattctttacttgccaatacttgtttagttacccagattaaaggtgaaacaaaatgtatgaaaatggaccttgaggtatcgccttaaatctTATATATCCTGGTTCAAATaacttatcttaaaaaatatatatattcaaaagtaaattaaaaaaaattataatagataagaCATCATCATATTAGAGAATATTTACAGGAATAATTCTGACTGCTGCGATAGATTATAGTATCATTACTAActaatgcataatattatgatggtaGTGGTAGCTTAACTTTGAGATAAAATTGTATATGTTGTAATGGtgttataacatattgtatTGTAAGTTTTGCATATCATTTGATTAAATATGGTAATACactgttatgtttatgtatgttataaaatacacgACCTAATAATGTActcatatttgaaaaataaataaattgattgattgatggTTTGATAAAAATTCTAAGTCAACAATAGATTGAAGGTGGTATTCAAATGTGTATGGAAatgaatttacttaatattCTAATTGTTGTTTAAACCCTGATAAATCTAATACAGCTAGTCCACACTGTATCTGAACTCCCCTCCATTTtctatcaggtacagtgggagCACTAGCTacgtcaatataaaaaataaaatacataaagtaTTTGGTCACATTTCAATATGGGAAACTAACTAAATCCATGGATTTCCTATGAAGgtttgcctgtttaatattagtaaacattcatttttatagctagaataaatcatattatacacCTACTATTTCAATATtgcatataaattatgaaatggaATAACTGCTATTGAcactaatttatcaaaaatctatCATAGGATTAGTACTCACTATCTATGCAGAATAATAATATGACGCAAAatgcatacattttaatattacctcTCATTTGCATGTTACCCAGtagtataagtataagttttacTATTTTAGCTTTCATTTGTTATCTGTAGAGGTTATAGAACGATATGGCATAGTAAGAGACTATTATGAAGACAGGGAAAATACTTTTCATTGTTAAATGACGTAGTAGTTACTAAATATTCGCGACcttgaagttttaattaaattatctcaCCCAGTATTTCATAGTAGTCCTTGCCCTTGGCATTGATGCGACGCACAGCTTCCAGTTGGTCGCTGGTGTAATCCTGCTGCGTGGGCTGGTGGGACGGCATCTTGCGTCTCCTCAGGTCATCAGCGCTGGGGCTGCTCGGTGGAGTGCGTTTGCTGCTGCCTGACGCGGCTGCGGCCCTCACCCGCGCCAAGAGCTCCAGAGCCCGCGCAGTAGGATACAAACGTTCAGCCTTTCGTAGAAACCTTTCTGCTTTCTCTAGATTTCCAGCAGCGAAGGCTATTTGTGCTACCTCTATACATTTTTCAGCCACTTCCTTGTTATCTTCAATCGTCATTTTGTAAAGCTTGACCCGCACTTATGTTGTATTCACTTCTCtactatatttgaaaatgttcgATAGTTGATTAGTGTAATTTACAGCGCAAGAACTACGATTTTAATcactcattttattttattatccacAATATGAGGACATATTGCGTCAAAATAGCATGAATACCAACATTTGAAAACGTTAAATGATTAACTTTTTAATCTGTGGAATCTGGTAATTTGTACTATATTCTGAGGTAGGTATTAGATCTCGGATACTACATTTTAGTGACATGAATAttcgtatattttgttttcatgcaTATTCCCAGTTCCCAcggtattatatttactaaaaattaaGTAGCAGTAAGTGCTGTTCAGCGATATCGGACTCAATATCTATACCGGGCTTCTATACTTCGCGTCGCAACACATATTCGTACATTGCATGAATGTTGTACAAAAGTAATTACAACATTTTTAGTAGCATATTGTCTATTTGcgaaaatatgataaattatttcataataattgtaCTTTTCTGTCTATTTGTCGGTTTGTAATTGTATATCAAAGGACTCAAGGAAGccaaatatttacattgcaCAAAGTATGGAACTTCTTTTCCTCTCGATAACGCGTCTACAGAGATCGTAGGGCtaacattttatagaaatactaaaattataggTCTACTGTCTTTCTGAAGTCTGAACGGCGTCAGAAGATTTTACTAGTGAAAAGCGAAGACATATTTACcaacatcataaataaaacttatttaccgttatttgattggttcgtcaaaaaatatctttgtttgACGTATGCGTCGTTCCAGTTACAAACCTAAAATTCAgcattttaaacattgttttgtagCTAATTCCttctattgtataataatttaatatgctcTCTTTGTCTTAATCCTAATAGGAAAGTAGAAGAATTTGTAAAACGTAACCGATTTTTATTGCTGTCATATGACAAG
Coding sequences:
- the LOC115452217 gene encoding dnaJ homolog subfamily B member 12, with the translated sequence MTIEDNKEVAEKCIEVAQIAFAAGNLEKAERFLRKAERLYPTARALELLARVRAAAASGSSKRTPPSSPSADDLRRRKMPSHQPTQQDYTSDQLEAVRRINAKGKDYYEILGVSKEATDSDIKRAYKKLALQLHPDKNRAPGAAEAFKTIGNAAAVLTNAEKRKQYDLRSEEPSHPMHQQQHFAQGFETGFTPEELYSMFFGGGAFPDGPTVFTRRRPREPEPREAHAGLVQLLPVLVLVLLSMMSGFFINEPVYSLTPSPKYPVPRETVNLKVPYYVKENFHTDYQGSLRRLEMTIEEEYILGLRHACQRERNYRDSMAWKARNFGDSRQYAEAQKLRTPSCEKLQQFQR